The following is a genomic window from Cupriavidus basilensis.
CCGTTCCCCGTTGCTGCCGGACGTCCCAACGATGACTGAAGCTGGTCTGAGCAACTATCAGATCACTGGTTGGTTCGGCGTCTTGGTACCTGCCGCAACGCCGAAGCCGATCGTCACCCGTTTGGATGCCGAAATTCAAGCTGTACTCAAGATGCCTGACGTCCGCAGCAAGATTGGCGACATCGGCGGAATCATCTCTGGCGCAGGACGAGATGAGTTCGGCCGATTCATCCAGCAGGAGTCGGCGAAATGGCAAAAGCTCATTCGTACCGCGCACATCACCGTGCAGTAGGTCAGTTACTTTAAGGAAGAAGCAATGTTGAACTCGGTTGACAGAATCCTCGTTGCGGTGCGCGACCTCGATCAAGCAGAGCAGAACTACAGGGAAGTACTTGGGGCGCAGTATCTTGATGAGCTTGCAAGCGACCATCTGAATGCCCGTGGCCGTAGCCTGGTAATCGGCGAAAGCACGGTCGAACTTTGGACCCCGCGGGGAGCAGGGGTCGTAAGTGATCATCTTGATAGCTTCGGGGAAGGCCTCTTCTTTGGAGGGGTCTCGACAGCTAGCCTGGCTGAATGCCAGAGGTTCCTTGCCGAGCAAGGTATCCGATTTGCTGAAGCCGACGGCCGTCTCTATTTGAACGCGGGCGGCCTCTATGGCATGCCACTCGTTGTCAGCGAAGCGGCAGCGCGGGTTCGAGCGAATGGTCCTGTGTCGTTTCTGTACGAGCTCACCATGGTTCTCAGCACCGACTGGCGAGAAGTCGCGGATTGCTACGCGCGAAAACTGGGCCTGCAGCGCGACAAGGCAGTAGACATCACGTTCGCGCGATTTGGCTATGAAGGCACGCTGCTGATGTTCGCGCCGGATCGTCTCGATCGCATCGAATTGGCTGAAGCGCATGATCCCGCCTTTGCCATGGGCAGGTTTTCGGGCAAGCGAGGTGACGCACTTTACATGTGCTACATCGAAACGCATGATTTGGCGGACGTAATCAGGCGACTCGAATCGCGCAACGCAAAGTGGACCCGAAGGACCGACACGGGCAAGCCCGAGCAGGACGGCCTCTGGATCCATCCGAGCGCGCTGAATGGCGTCCTACTTGGTGTATCCCGAACCTCGTTGGCGTGGGGATGGTCCGGTAGCCCCGAGAAAGTCGAAGAGATTTCAGAGGTGCAGTCGTGATGCCGGAGATCTTCGATCAGCAATACATCGGGGGATCGTGGCGCCGTGCTTCTGGCACACAGCTCATCGACGTAGAGGACCCGAATACTGGCCTGGTATCGGCCCAAATTCTTCCAGGTACCGAGGAGGACGTCGGTCTCGCCTTGGGTGCCGCGCAGAACGCATTGGCCAGCTGGTCCGCAACATCCGTGTCGGACAAATGCGCAATTCTTAATCGCCTAAAAGACCAACTCACAAATCGGCAGGAGTCGTTGGCCGATGCTATCGCGGCTGAGGTTGGCACGCCCTTGAAGATCTCACGCATCGTTCAAGTCGACTCGCCCATTCGGAACATTGGGAACTTCGTAAAGCTGGCGGAAGGATTTCCATGGCAATCGCGAACGGGCCCATCTGTCATCGTCCGGGAGCCATTCGGCGTCGTGGCATGTATCACGCCATGGAATTTCCCGCTTCATCAGATCATTCTGAAGGTGGTGCCCGCGCTTCTGGCCGGGAACACAGTCGTGCTCAAACCAAGTGAATTGACGCCCCGAACAACGCGCCTTATCTGCGATGCCATCAATGACGCAGGCTTTCCTTCGGGCGTGGTGAACGTTGTGAACGGCTTGGGTGCGGTAGTGGGCGCAGCGTTGGCGCGAGCTGACGGCGTGGACATGGTTAGCTTCACAGGATCCACGGAAGCGGGTCGTGCAGTGTCTTGCTTGGCCGCGTCGACCATTAAGAAGGTGACGCTGGAATTGGGCGGCAAGTCGCCTTCCTTGGTATTGCCGGGTGCGGACCTGACTGTGGCCGTCAAGGGAACGCTCGCTTCCTGCTTCCTCAACAACGGTCAGACTTGCAGCGCGCTGACCAGGTTGATTGTTCACTCGCGTGATGTGTCGGCCGTCGAAGCCCTGGTGAAGCAAGAACTCGCCAAGTTCTCTGTCGGATCCAGCCTCGTCGAAGGCCATCGGATCGGCCCGCTCATTTCTGGCAAGCAGCGTGACCGCGTGCAGGAACTAGCGGAAAAAGGGGTAGCGGAGGGCGCCACGCTCATCGCGTCAGGCCAGGATGTTCCGCCTGCAGGATTCTTCGTCAGCCCGAAGGTGTTTCTCACAGATCAACATAACTATCTGGCCAAGGAAGAGGTGTTTGGCCCCGTGCTCTGCGTGATTCCCTACGACGAAATCGACGACGGCATCCGCATCGCCAACGCAACGGTGTATGGCCTGGCGGCGGCCGTTTGGGGCGATCCTGACCTCGCACTCGACGCCGCTAAGAAGATTCGTGCAGGACAGGTCGATATTAACGGCGCCCGATTCAACCCCGTAGCGCCCTTCGGCGGCTTCAAACAAAGCGGTGTTGGCCGGGAGGCGGGTCACGTCGGTTTGGATGAGTTCCTCGAGTACAAATCTATCCAAATGAACGAGGGATGACGGAATGTCTCTTATGCAGAAACAAGCTCTAGGGAACATTCGCGTATTGGATATGACGCGAGTGCTCGCAGGGCCATGGTGTACCCAGATGCTGGGCGACATGGGAGCCGATGTCATCAAGATTGAGCACCCATCGCGAGGGGATGATACGCGGCAGTGGGGGCCGCCGTATGCGATGACGAGTGAAGCGGAAGTGCTTGAGGATTCCACCTACTTCGCTTCCGCAAATCGGAACAAACGATCGGTTGGCGTGGACATCGCCAACCCAGACGGTGCGGATCTGATCCGTAAGCTCGTTCTTGAGTGCGACATCTTTGTAGAGAACTTTAAGGTTGGTGATCTGGCTCGTCGAGGGCTTGACTACGACAGTCTGAAAAAGATCAATCCGCGCCTGATCTATTGCTCTATCACCGGGTACGGCCAATCCGGGCCGTACGCTGACCGCCCCGGCTACGACTTCGTTTTCCAGGGGGAAAGCGGGCTGATGAGCATAACGGGCGAGCGTGATGACGAGCCTGGTGGTGGGCCACAGAAGGTCGGGATCGCCATTGCTGATCTGACGACGGGACTGTATGCGACGGTCGCGATCCTCGCCGCGTTGAACCACAGGAATGTCACGGGAGAAGGTCAGCACATCGATTTGGCACTGCTCGATTGTCTGGTTGGCTTGTCGTCGAATCAGGGATTGTCGTGCCTGATCAATGGCGCCGAACCGCACCGGTGGGGGAACGCGCATCCGTCTCTCGTACCGTATCAAGTCTTTGATACGGCAGACGGTAAGGTGGTAGTTGCTGTGGGGAACGATTCCCAGTGGCAACGCTTTTGCCAAGCGATCGACGCCAAAGAACTGGCCCGGGATTCGACGTTCTATTCCGCATCCGGACGCATTCGGAATCGAGAGGCGCTAATTGCGCAGGTGTCGTCGGTTCTTGCGGCGCGCCAAACCGAGCATTGGCTTGCCGCGTTCTCCGCAGCGGATATCCCGCACGGTCGTATCAATACCTACAAGGAAGCCTTTGCTCACCCACAGGTCATCCACCGTCAGATGACGATCGACGTGCCGGTTGACAAAGGTATCGGCTCGGTACGGGGCATCGCCAATCCCATCAAATTCAGTAAAACGCCGGTGCACTACGTTCGGGCGCCCGCGAAACTCGGTCAGCACACAGAAGACGTGCTTTCCGACTTGCTAGAACTTTCCGCGGACCACATCGCCGGTCTCGAAGAACGTGGGGTGATTAGTTGCCAAACGTCAAAAAAGACACTTCAGGAGCAATCATGAGCATCCAAGCTAATAATGTCGGAAACGTCCTGGAGATTTGCATTGCGCGTCCAGAAAAGCGCAATGCGATCAGCGCCGCGATGTACCAGGAACTGACCCGTCTTCTGGATGAGGCCAACGCGGACAAGGAATGTGCCGCAGTCATCGTGCATGGTGCGGGCGGACACTTCACTGTCGGTGCCGATATCAATGATTTCCAGACCCGGCGGGGTAATGAAGATTCCCCTGCTGTCACGCTTCTCCGGAAGATGGCCGCGATCGATGTGCCGCTAATCGCAGCAGTCGAGGGACTGGCGATTGGAATCGGCGCCACGATGCTGCAACACGTCGATTTTGCCTACGCATCCCAAGATGCGCGCTTCCGCATGCCGTTCGTATCGCTGGGTCTGTGCCCCGAGGGCGCATCCAGCTACCTGCTCGAATCGCTGGTAGGTGTCCGGAAGGCACGTGAGTGGTTGATGCTTGGAAAGTTCTTTGATGCAGAAGAAGCTTTCGATGCCGGGCTTCTGACGTCGCTGACG
Proteins encoded in this region:
- a CDS encoding VOC family protein; the encoded protein is MLNSVDRILVAVRDLDQAEQNYREVLGAQYLDELASDHLNARGRSLVIGESTVELWTPRGAGVVSDHLDSFGEGLFFGGVSTASLAECQRFLAEQGIRFAEADGRLYLNAGGLYGMPLVVSEAAARVRANGPVSFLYELTMVLSTDWREVADCYARKLGLQRDKAVDITFARFGYEGTLLMFAPDRLDRIELAEAHDPAFAMGRFSGKRGDALYMCYIETHDLADVIRRLESRNAKWTRRTDTGKPEQDGLWIHPSALNGVLLGVSRTSLAWGWSGSPEKVEEISEVQS
- a CDS encoding aldehyde dehydrogenase family protein — encoded protein: MPEIFDQQYIGGSWRRASGTQLIDVEDPNTGLVSAQILPGTEEDVGLALGAAQNALASWSATSVSDKCAILNRLKDQLTNRQESLADAIAAEVGTPLKISRIVQVDSPIRNIGNFVKLAEGFPWQSRTGPSVIVREPFGVVACITPWNFPLHQIILKVVPALLAGNTVVLKPSELTPRTTRLICDAINDAGFPSGVVNVVNGLGAVVGAALARADGVDMVSFTGSTEAGRAVSCLAASTIKKVTLELGGKSPSLVLPGADLTVAVKGTLASCFLNNGQTCSALTRLIVHSRDVSAVEALVKQELAKFSVGSSLVEGHRIGPLISGKQRDRVQELAEKGVAEGATLIASGQDVPPAGFFVSPKVFLTDQHNYLAKEEVFGPVLCVIPYDEIDDGIRIANATVYGLAAAVWGDPDLALDAAKKIRAGQVDINGARFNPVAPFGGFKQSGVGREAGHVGLDEFLEYKSIQMNEG
- a CDS encoding CaiB/BaiF CoA transferase family protein; this encodes MQKQALGNIRVLDMTRVLAGPWCTQMLGDMGADVIKIEHPSRGDDTRQWGPPYAMTSEAEVLEDSTYFASANRNKRSVGVDIANPDGADLIRKLVLECDIFVENFKVGDLARRGLDYDSLKKINPRLIYCSITGYGQSGPYADRPGYDFVFQGESGLMSITGERDDEPGGGPQKVGIAIADLTTGLYATVAILAALNHRNVTGEGQHIDLALLDCLVGLSSNQGLSCLINGAEPHRWGNAHPSLVPYQVFDTADGKVVVAVGNDSQWQRFCQAIDAKELARDSTFYSASGRIRNREALIAQVSSVLAARQTEHWLAAFSAADIPHGRINTYKEAFAHPQVIHRQMTIDVPVDKGIGSVRGIANPIKFSKTPVHYVRAPAKLGQHTEDVLSDLLELSADHIAGLEERGVISCQTSKKTLQEQS
- a CDS encoding enoyl-CoA hydratase/isomerase family protein — protein: MSIQANNVGNVLEICIARPEKRNAISAAMYQELTRLLDEANADKECAAVIVHGAGGHFTVGADINDFQTRRGNEDSPAVTLLRKMAAIDVPLIAAVEGLAIGIGATMLQHVDFAYASQDARFRMPFVSLGLCPEGASSYLLESLVGVRKAREWLMLGKFFDAEEAFDAGLLTSLTQDGEALARARETAAELAKLPKASVRATKRMLNHENRAAVGSALDLEVKMFAELLNTEATQEIFKSFLNKKR